GTGCTGGCCCTGATAACCTGTCCAAGGCTGATCGCATAACTTTCCCATAAATCCTTTATCGGTTTGAAGCCTTCTTTCAGGTAAAGATCATACAATTTTTCCAGGCGATATAAAGCACGTTGAATGACCGTCGATCTTGAAATCGTTTCTCCACTTTCTATTAAAAGTGAAGATGCCTTTTCCTGCAGTTCTTCGGGGAAGTCTTCCAATTGCTGATTGATATTCATTCCAATCCCGATAATGACAGAATGAATCCTATCCGATTCCGCCTGCATCTCAGTCAAGATGCCAACCACTTTCTTGCGATTCACCAAAATGTCATTGGGCCATTTTATTTGCGGTTTCAAGGCGGTCGTATCCTCTATGGCCTGAGCCACGGCAACTGCTGCCAGCAAGGTTAGCTGGGGGGCTTCATGAACCGGTATTTTTGGCCGTAAGATGAGGCTCATCCATATGCCGCTGTATTTTGGTGAATGCCAAGATCTCATCAGTCTGCCTTTTCCGGAGATTTGCTCCTCGGCAACAACCAATGTCCCCTCCTGAACGCCTTCATTTGCCAGTTGATGGGCAATTTTTTGTGTGGATTCCACCGTTTCCTGATAGTGGATCATTTTGCCTATCGTCCTTGTTTCCAAGCCAAGCTGAATTTCGCTTTCGGACACTTTTTCTGGTGCTGATATGATCCGATAGCCTTTTTTTCTAACCGCCTCCACACGATATCCTTCACTGCGCAGGTCTTCTATATGCTTCCAAACCGCTGTTCGTGAACAACCAATATATTCGGCAATTTCCTGGCCTGAAATAAATGCGCCATCCGCCTTTGAAAGGGCTTCCATCAACTTTGTTCTTAACTCAGATTGCATTTCACGAGCCACCTCTTTATTTCTTCTTTATCATTTCTCACTTGTCCATCCAAGACAGCTTTTACGATCATTTCCAAGACGGCTTTTACCCATGGACCTGGCTTTTCTTGACGCCAATTCACTAAATCCGTCCCCGTCACGGCAAGATCGGACATCGTTTTGATGGTCAGTGAGTCGTAATGATGCCGGCCGCTTTCCTCTGCATCGAAAACATCCGCCCCCGTCAGGGAAGCCCTTACCTTGAACGCCTGTACAGTCAAGTCGTTCCCTGCCTGGAATACCTCTAGTGATGATTTTTCAAATGATGGTTCCTGCTTTACCAGCTGTACAATCCGCTGGACGTTTCGGATCGTTTTCAATGGCAGTTTCCACGCTCTCAAAGCCGCTTCCATTTCATCATCATTAGTCTGAACCATGATCAATGACCATAACTCTGCCGCCTTTAAATGGCGAAGCGGCAGATCCAGTATTTTCCTTAAATGGTCCTTCTTGTCCGAAAGTCGGGGCAAGTATTGATATAATCCACTTTCCAGCAAAAGGGAGATCGCCCTCTTCTTGTTTGTGCCATCCATTAACTTCTCAAATTCGACAAGGATCCTTTCGACTGCAATTTTGCTGATGATGGGGGCATTCACTTGAAGCGAGTGAAACGTATCATAATCCAAATCAAAACCAAGCTGGCTGACGAACCTTAATGCCCTCATCATCCTTAATGCATCCTCATGAAACCTCTCATGCGGGTTACCGACCGTAATGATCCTTTGCTCTGAAAGATCACGCTTCCCATTGAATGGATCGATGATATTCCCCGCTTTATCCATGGCCATGGCATTGATCGTAAAATCCCTTCTCTGCAAGTCCTCCCTCAAAGAGCGGACAAATTGGACGGAATCCGGTCTTCGGAAGTCCGAATAACTGCCTTCCGTTCTAAATGTCGTAATTTCATATGTACCTGATGCCGTAATGGCCAGCACCGTTCCGTGATCGATCCCGATATCCGCCGTTTTGGGGAAAACCTCTTTTATTTCCAAGGGTGTCGCGGAAGTGGCGATGTCCACATCATTTATCGGACGACCCAGAATATAATCCCTTACAGATCCACCAACAAAATAAGCCTCGAATCCTGCATGTTCAATCTTTTCAAGAATGGGCACCGATTTTAAGAATAATTGATCCATCAGCATCCCCTCCCTATCTCATTGAGTTAGCTTCAAGAGCTTCCATGTAAATGGCTTCATATTGCGACATGATCGTATCCGAATGAAAATCAGTACTGGCCCTTTTCAGTGCAGCCTTTGAAAAACGTTCATGTAACGCCGGATCACTTAAAAGACCGATCGCTTTTTCAGCAACCGTCGTGACATCTCCCAGATCACATATATAACCAGTCTCCCCATCAATGATGACCTCGGGAATACCGCCGATATCCGTCCCGATACAAGGAACTCCACAGGCCATCGCCTCTAGCAGGACAAGGCCAAAACTTTCTTTTTCCGATAACAGATATAACAAATCACTAATTGAATATAATTCGGCAAGGTTATCCTGTTTGCCAAGGAACAAGACCGATTCATCGATTCCAAGTTCTTTAGCCAAATTCAAGACGGTTGTCACTTCCGGTCCGTCCCCAACCAGGAGAAGCTTGGCAGGAATTTTCTTTTGGGTTAAATAAAACGCTTGAATCACATCTTTCACACGCTTGACCGAACGGAAATTCGACACATGTATGACCACTTTTTCCTCATCCTTGATGCCATATTCATCTTTCAAGTAATCGGAATCGGATTTATGGTAATCTCTTTCATCAATGAAATTATATACCGTTTTAATTTCCTTATCGGGCGCGATCAGATCGTATGTTTGTTGAACAAGTGAATCTGACACACCTGTAACCACATCTGATTGTTCGATACCGAATTTTATTAAATTGGTCAGTGAAGGATCATGTCCCAGTACGGTTATGTCGGTACCATGAAGAGTGGTCACGATTTTAACTTCATTGCCTGACATTTGTTTGGCCAGGATCGCACAAACAGCATGGGGAATGGCATAATGCACGTGAAGGATATCCAATTT
This genomic stretch from Peribacillus muralis harbors:
- a CDS encoding biotin--[acetyl-CoA-carboxylase] ligase yields the protein MQSELRTKLMEALSKADGAFISGQEIAEYIGCSRTAVWKHIEDLRSEGYRVEAVRKKGYRIISAPEKVSESEIQLGLETRTIGKMIHYQETVESTQKIAHQLANEGVQEGTLVVAEEQISGKGRLMRSWHSPKYSGIWMSLILRPKIPVHEAPQLTLLAAVAVAQAIEDTTALKPQIKWPNDILVNRKKVVGILTEMQAESDRIHSVIIGIGMNINQQLEDFPEELQEKASSLLIESGETISRSTVIQRALYRLEKLYDLYLKEGFKPIKDLWESYAISLGQVIRASTVNDTIVGKALGITDAGVLLLEDDKGKVHSVYSADIEIQ
- the bshA gene encoding N-acetyl-alpha-D-glucosaminyl L-malate synthase BshA, which codes for MKLKIGITCYPTVGGSGVVATELGKMLAEKGHEIHFISSSLPFRLNKMYHNIYYHQVEVNSYSVFQYPPYDLALASKMAEVVKREKLDILHVHYAIPHAVCAILAKQMSGNEVKIVTTLHGTDITVLGHDPSLTNLIKFGIEQSDVVTGVSDSLVQQTYDLIAPDKEIKTVYNFIDERDYHKSDSDYLKDEYGIKDEEKVVIHVSNFRSVKRVKDVIQAFYLTQKKIPAKLLLVGDGPEVTTVLNLAKELGIDESVLFLGKQDNLAELYSISDLLYLLSEKESFGLVLLEAMACGVPCIGTDIGGIPEVIIDGETGYICDLGDVTTVAEKAIGLLSDPALHERFSKAALKRASTDFHSDTIMSQYEAIYMEALEANSMR
- a CDS encoding CCA tRNA nucleotidyltransferase, yielding MDQLFLKSVPILEKIEHAGFEAYFVGGSVRDYILGRPINDVDIATSATPLEIKEVFPKTADIGIDHGTVLAITASGTYEITTFRTEGSYSDFRRPDSVQFVRSLREDLQRRDFTINAMAMDKAGNIIDPFNGKRDLSEQRIITVGNPHERFHEDALRMMRALRFVSQLGFDLDYDTFHSLQVNAPIISKIAVERILVEFEKLMDGTNKKRAISLLLESGLYQYLPRLSDKKDHLRKILDLPLRHLKAAELWSLIMVQTNDDEMEAALRAWKLPLKTIRNVQRIVQLVKQEPSFEKSSLEVFQAGNDLTVQAFKVRASLTGADVFDAEESGRHHYDSLTIKTMSDLAVTGTDLVNWRQEKPGPWVKAVLEMIVKAVLDGQVRNDKEEIKRWLVKCNLS